From a single Pseudomonas triticicola genomic region:
- a CDS encoding dermonecrotic toxin domain-containing protein: protein MTAIPKASAVDIVTQLVTGPSLQEVASKTLRDALKTLYPNLDIDPRLAMVVQPIWAIVDGRVLPDGYQAGSLTNALVRLGLSGTTVTYLDGEHYLTLQPGVPAPAHLPVKIDAIGLLLNELAPLLFIAYKEQHVDYWDEFTYPGQPRWQQLSEALRNLWNVDASVGWDADEIALAQAIFKQPDPQQRLAPDPYSAKAYLIDLDRGGADTPSHLTLVDAAVVIGTIAERKLILTHAVTQGFQRFDSLEELGEALLRIYGASASGKDLKWRLVEPQGNFFDQQACTLISMEADALGEISFFQDSPAKRVYPHTGTAGKPAQPTPRLEAHFERLQPMLPDWLNDALPMDQTRYSRHLLDLTTLQHENNGKSFQSEITSLQAFTRAALIKQILKEQPDAKDVNIDNIEITITSLVVWGTFVLPGNTQTQTWTLSELALQNLAGLPLGNKTVRYKDGSPVPEWMSATFLEKLVSTVDIGKTYPAHLKAVLIDDPVQAPLLQGLYTSQLRIELPLLALQHKIRGKAGIDESGYRYVVAAFATTGAERYVEGEEIVIRPLAFVAHRSRSTADTVDNMYVIGPRDPDKGPCVLYRPLFDKTLLQYPGPANLLFAIQHSRHLRDSVLAWLPDDTRFNYSQFVFTARLPSVWTIPQLMINPTTALDMSGAVALGTEVIASDILATLHERNVKALVTQADRQSVSDAEARWASLKQGGWVMLNAALPFLGRSVGTAAWIWQIMDDLQEITDSANEQSGKIAWTAIADILLALGMVLAHRAAMGDAPSTPVDTTLEEDTATSKPAARIVKALRQPDITGPQLTEVHGTSIDSIAALKRSPVALAKLLDTFKVGKPKGLGAATREGADRGLYAHADKWYARVGERWFEVARNAHGDMHIVDTRQPTRPAGPRLVYTANGQWVIDLRLRLRGGGLEEGRQAAQGIRNKEVAVLAEQITAFDLTMESKRSRVDAERNSLLDALPQEREQALAQYLATLDSQHNEYAANIQLIKKLNSKQSIPNYRTVMPQRLDLLLFLGQEWLSNNASDYQQRLLAVQAILDDELRGESQAVSSAFEQLNDVTQSTIEKMESAEACMEELTKLGADGVEIKQEYNISLAPYPLDDLKTLQISLGQYTCIKPGDSTAHVEAQQALAGLFEDAALNVQSSRDLSADESLSDLRIRIDALSQVSEQFASVDKRFDDLASEYSEHIHTEKLRQLQARVASFKVSADNRLADLLRYRHLLVPQAGPSRPSTSSSNRRIIKTRNKGTLVGERKKSLDGEDTGLVEVSTALTRVIATFKEESPGIWVEQSARPTPSPKARPNLNKSISAGQALIDGLAAFHRRIEARLKRGSRIPVEVEEEYHNHAALLRKAGAAIDEALTASNLTAALHEPSETLNHKLDAAATTLEQKGTSTRIRLVKQQLPTAAGVEWLKDKGEVKISKTLTRRRLRRHQNDFLDEYQIRDAHTDKVLCYAHFHYSSADAPDGAFLRGHMKTVAQHRLGGTSEITDVDNQRLIEIHRSEISSRSAETLFFNLAKPAAAATTPL from the coding sequence ATGACCGCCATTCCCAAAGCCAGTGCCGTCGATATCGTGACTCAGCTGGTTACCGGCCCCTCGCTGCAAGAAGTCGCTTCAAAAACGCTGCGCGATGCCCTCAAGACGTTGTATCCGAATCTCGACATAGACCCGCGTCTGGCGATGGTCGTGCAACCCATCTGGGCCATTGTGGATGGTCGAGTACTACCCGACGGGTATCAGGCTGGATCGCTGACCAACGCCCTGGTGCGGCTCGGCCTGTCCGGTACCACGGTGACGTACCTCGATGGCGAGCATTATCTGACCCTGCAACCCGGCGTACCTGCCCCTGCGCATCTGCCGGTGAAGATCGATGCCATCGGCCTGTTGCTCAACGAACTGGCACCGCTGCTGTTCATCGCTTACAAGGAGCAGCACGTCGACTACTGGGACGAGTTCACCTACCCCGGGCAACCGCGCTGGCAGCAACTGTCCGAGGCGCTGCGCAACCTGTGGAACGTCGATGCCAGCGTCGGCTGGGACGCTGACGAGATTGCCCTGGCCCAGGCGATTTTCAAACAGCCCGACCCGCAACAACGCCTGGCCCCCGACCCGTACTCGGCAAAGGCATATCTGATTGACCTCGATCGCGGAGGCGCCGACACGCCATCGCACTTGACCCTGGTCGACGCCGCAGTAGTGATCGGCACAATTGCAGAGCGCAAGTTGATTCTCACCCACGCGGTCACCCAGGGCTTTCAGCGTTTCGATTCACTGGAGGAACTCGGCGAGGCTCTGCTGCGGATATATGGCGCAAGCGCCTCGGGCAAAGATCTCAAGTGGCGGCTGGTCGAACCCCAGGGCAATTTCTTCGACCAGCAGGCCTGCACGCTGATTTCCATGGAAGCAGACGCTTTGGGCGAAATCAGTTTTTTTCAGGATTCCCCTGCTAAACGCGTCTATCCGCATACCGGCACGGCCGGCAAACCGGCACAACCGACACCGCGCCTCGAAGCGCACTTCGAGCGTTTGCAGCCGATGCTTCCGGACTGGCTGAACGACGCCCTGCCCATGGATCAGACGCGTTACAGTCGGCACCTGCTGGATCTGACGACGCTGCAGCACGAGAACAACGGCAAATCCTTTCAGAGCGAAATCACCAGCCTTCAGGCGTTCACTCGTGCAGCGCTGATCAAACAGATTCTCAAGGAGCAGCCCGACGCCAAAGACGTGAACATCGACAACATCGAAATCACCATCACCAGTCTCGTGGTCTGGGGCACGTTTGTGTTGCCGGGAAATACTCAGACTCAGACATGGACGCTATCGGAGCTTGCTCTGCAAAACCTGGCAGGCCTGCCCTTGGGCAACAAGACCGTGCGGTACAAGGATGGCAGCCCGGTACCCGAGTGGATGAGCGCGACTTTTCTGGAGAAGCTGGTCAGCACGGTCGACATCGGCAAGACCTACCCGGCGCATCTCAAGGCCGTACTGATAGACGACCCCGTGCAAGCGCCGCTGTTGCAAGGGCTCTACACCAGTCAGCTGCGCATTGAGCTGCCATTGCTGGCGTTGCAGCACAAGATCCGGGGCAAAGCCGGCATTGACGAATCGGGTTATCGATACGTGGTCGCCGCATTCGCCACGACTGGCGCGGAACGCTACGTCGAAGGCGAGGAAATCGTCATTCGCCCATTGGCTTTCGTCGCTCATCGCAGCCGTTCCACCGCAGATACTGTCGACAATATGTATGTCATAGGCCCGCGCGATCCGGACAAAGGGCCGTGCGTGCTGTATCGACCGCTGTTCGACAAGACTCTGCTGCAATATCCGGGGCCCGCCAATCTGCTCTTTGCGATCCAGCATTCGCGACATCTGCGCGACTCGGTGCTGGCCTGGTTGCCGGACGATACGCGCTTCAATTACAGCCAGTTCGTCTTTACCGCCAGGCTGCCGTCGGTGTGGACGATCCCGCAACTGATGATCAACCCGACCACAGCACTGGACATGTCAGGGGCCGTCGCGCTGGGCACTGAGGTCATCGCCAGCGATATCCTCGCAACCCTGCACGAACGCAACGTCAAGGCGCTTGTCACCCAAGCCGACCGGCAATCGGTCTCCGATGCAGAAGCACGCTGGGCCTCGCTGAAACAGGGCGGCTGGGTGATGCTCAATGCCGCACTGCCGTTTCTGGGCCGCAGCGTAGGCACAGCGGCGTGGATCTGGCAGATCATGGATGATCTGCAGGAAATCACCGACAGCGCCAACGAGCAATCGGGGAAGATCGCCTGGACGGCCATCGCCGATATTCTCCTGGCGCTGGGCATGGTGCTCGCCCACCGTGCGGCAATGGGCGATGCGCCATCGACACCCGTGGACACAACGCTCGAAGAGGACACAGCGACGAGCAAACCTGCCGCCAGAATCGTCAAAGCGCTGCGCCAGCCGGATATCACTGGCCCGCAATTGACCGAAGTCCATGGCACATCGATCGACAGCATCGCGGCGCTGAAACGATCCCCGGTGGCACTCGCCAAGCTGTTGGATACGTTCAAGGTCGGCAAGCCCAAAGGGCTTGGTGCTGCCACCAGGGAGGGCGCGGACCGAGGCCTCTACGCCCACGCAGACAAATGGTACGCCCGCGTCGGTGAACGCTGGTTTGAAGTAGCGCGCAACGCGCATGGCGACATGCACATCGTCGATACGCGTCAGCCCACCCGACCTGCCGGACCCAGGCTGGTCTATACCGCCAACGGCCAGTGGGTAATCGATCTGCGCTTGCGTCTGCGCGGCGGCGGATTGGAGGAAGGTCGCCAAGCCGCGCAAGGCATAAGAAACAAGGAGGTGGCCGTATTGGCCGAGCAGATTACTGCGTTCGATTTGACGATGGAGAGCAAAAGGAGCCGTGTCGATGCCGAACGCAACAGCCTGCTCGATGCCCTTCCGCAGGAACGCGAGCAAGCGCTTGCGCAGTACCTCGCCACGCTCGATTCACAGCACAACGAATATGCCGCGAACATTCAGCTGATCAAGAAGCTCAACAGCAAACAATCCATTCCCAACTACCGCACGGTCATGCCGCAGCGTTTGGACCTGCTGTTGTTTCTGGGACAGGAGTGGCTCAGTAATAACGCTTCGGATTATCAGCAGCGGCTACTGGCGGTGCAGGCGATATTGGACGACGAACTGCGCGGCGAATCGCAGGCAGTCAGCTCTGCGTTCGAGCAGTTGAACGATGTCACTCAATCCACTATCGAGAAAATGGAGTCGGCTGAAGCCTGCATGGAGGAACTGACCAAGCTGGGAGCGGATGGCGTGGAGATAAAGCAGGAATACAACATCAGCCTGGCGCCCTACCCGCTGGATGATCTGAAGACTCTGCAAATCAGTCTCGGCCAGTACACCTGCATCAAGCCCGGCGATTCCACCGCCCATGTCGAGGCACAACAAGCGCTGGCCGGTCTGTTCGAAGATGCTGCGCTGAACGTTCAGAGTTCGCGCGACCTGAGCGCCGATGAAAGCCTCAGTGATCTGCGCATACGCATCGACGCCCTGAGCCAGGTGAGCGAACAGTTCGCTTCCGTGGACAAGCGTTTCGATGACCTGGCGAGTGAATATTCCGAACACATACACACGGAAAAACTCAGGCAATTGCAGGCGCGCGTGGCCTCATTCAAGGTTAGCGCCGACAACCGACTCGCCGACCTGTTGCGCTACCGGCATTTACTGGTGCCGCAAGCCGGTCCGTCGAGACCTTCCACCTCATCTTCGAATCGGCGGATCATCAAGACACGCAACAAAGGCACCCTGGTCGGCGAACGGAAAAAAAGCCTCGACGGCGAAGACACCGGTCTTGTCGAAGTCAGTACAGCACTGACGAGAGTCATCGCGACATTCAAGGAGGAGTCGCCAGGTATCTGGGTCGAGCAGAGTGCACGGCCGACGCCGTCGCCAAAAGCCAGGCCCAACCTCAACAAAAGCATCAGCGCCGGGCAGGCATTGATCGACGGCCTGGCCGCGTTTCACCGGCGCATCGAGGCGCGCCTGAAACGCGGCTCGCGCATTCCGGTGGAAGTCGAAGAGGAATACCACAACCACGCCGCCCTGTTGCGCAAGGCCGGTGCCGCGATCGATGAAGCGTTGACGGCGAGTAACCTCACCGCTGCTCTGCATGAACCGTCCGAAACGCTCAACCACAAGCTCGACGCTGCGGCCACGACACTGGAGCAAAAGGGCACCAGCACGCGAATCCGTCTGGTCAAGCAACAACTGCCAACAGCCGCGGGGGTCGAGTGGCTCAAGGACAAGGGCGAAGTGAAAATTTCGAAAACCCTGACCCGAAGGCGTCTGAGGCGCCATCAGAACGATTTTCTCGACGAGTATCAGATTCGTGATGCGCATACCGACAAGGTCCTCTGCTATGCGCATTTCCATTACAGCAGCGCCGACGCGCCCGATGGCGCATTTTTGCGTGGACATATGAAGACAGTTGCCCAGCACCGCCTGGGAGGCACCTCTGAAATAACCGATGTGGATAATCAGAGGCTGATTGAAATCCATCGCAGCGAAATTTCCAGTCGCAGCGCCGAAACGCTGTTCTTCAACCTCGCCAAGCCTGCCGCAGCCGCGACAACGCCGCTTTGA
- a CDS encoding polyamine ABC transporter substrate-binding protein, whose protein sequence is MKKPLIASALCATLLSAGAHAEERTLRVYNWFDYITPKALDDFKAQNSQTKLIYDIFDTNEALEAKLLTGNSGYDVVVPSNVFLAKQIEAGVFQPLDRSKLPNWNHLDPKLMKLIEANDPGNKFAVPYMYGTILIGFNPARIKAALGDNAPVDSWDLIFKEENISKLKQCGVALLDSPSEILPLALQHLGLDPNSKKPADYAKAEALLMKIRPHVTYFHSSKYMADIANGDICVAVGYSGSFSQAANRAKEAKNGVVVDMRLPKEGAPIWFDMLAIPKGAKNTEDAYTFINYLLQPAVIAPVSDFVGYPNPNKDATGLVDPAIRNNPNLYPTDAAMSTLYTLQPLPRDAERARTRAWTKIKSGT, encoded by the coding sequence ATGAAAAAGCCACTGATCGCCTCGGCGCTGTGCGCGACCCTGCTGAGCGCTGGCGCCCACGCCGAAGAACGCACGCTGCGCGTCTATAACTGGTTCGACTACATCACGCCCAAGGCGCTGGACGACTTCAAGGCACAGAATAGCCAGACCAAACTGATCTACGACATCTTCGACACCAACGAAGCACTTGAGGCCAAGCTGCTCACCGGCAACTCCGGCTATGACGTGGTGGTGCCGTCCAACGTGTTCCTCGCCAAGCAGATCGAGGCCGGGGTGTTCCAGCCGCTGGATCGCAGCAAGCTGCCGAACTGGAATCACCTCGATCCGAAACTGATGAAGCTGATCGAGGCCAATGATCCGGGAAACAAATTTGCCGTGCCGTACATGTACGGCACCATCCTGATTGGTTTCAACCCGGCCAGGATCAAGGCAGCGCTGGGCGACAACGCGCCCGTGGACAGTTGGGACCTGATCTTCAAGGAAGAGAACATCAGCAAACTCAAGCAGTGCGGCGTCGCCCTGCTCGACTCGCCGTCGGAGATTCTGCCGCTGGCTCTGCAACACCTCGGTCTCGACCCCAACAGCAAGAAGCCGGCGGATTACGCCAAGGCTGAAGCGCTGCTGATGAAGATCCGCCCTCACGTGACCTACTTCCATTCCTCCAAATACATGGCCGACATCGCCAACGGCGACATCTGCGTGGCCGTCGGTTATTCCGGCAGTTTCTCGCAAGCGGCCAATCGCGCCAAGGAAGCGAAAAACGGCGTGGTGGTCGATATGCGTTTGCCGAAAGAAGGCGCGCCGATCTGGTTCGACATGCTCGCCATTCCCAAAGGCGCGAAGAACACCGAGGACGCCTACACCTTCATCAACTATCTGCTGCAACCGGCGGTGATTGCACCGGTCAGCGATTTTGTCGGCTATCCGAACCCGAACAAGGACGCCACCGGCCTGGTCGATCCAGCCATTCGCAACAACCCGAACCTGTACCCGACCGACGCGGCAATGAGCACGCTCTACACCTTGCAGCCGCTGCCTCGGGATGCCGAACGCGCACGAACCCGCGCCTGGACGAAAATCAAATCCGGGACCTGA
- a CDS encoding PLP-dependent aminotransferase family protein has product MPDLPPLSMPFNPAGIELDRRQGLSRQLYQSLRLRVLDGRLASGTRLPASRDLASALGISRNSVVRAYDQLYAEGFIEGRVGDGTYVAQLAQASTPEKKLSTNSSTGLSTGLPTALSTNWLDLPVNPSSKVIQGDGFARIEKHHLPRPPSGPPRAFRVGVPAFDLFPFEVWAKLNAAFWRKPDLQQLCYGDPAGDARLRGMIAAYLRSSRGMQCTAEQIVITSGAQQGISLCAQLLVEPGDGVAIENPGYRAAGHAFAVAGAKLHGVAVDSDGIDCSAMAQLNDCRVAYVTPSHQYPTGVVMSLARRLELLAWAERVGGWIVEDDYDGEYRYTGAPLAPLAALDRQGRVLYVGTFGKVAFPALRLGYLVLPPALVEAFAQRRAVDVRHSEVSTQAVMAEFMAAGHFQRHIRRMRRAALSRRNCLLEGWPTVAGVGQLPAVPAGLHLTVAVDSIEREQQLIAQAADVDVEINGLSSYWLPDSTTPMDKRAGLVLGFAAVPELAIKAALSRLRQAWRG; this is encoded by the coding sequence ATGCCTGATCTGCCACCCTTGTCGATGCCTTTCAATCCGGCCGGTATCGAGCTTGATCGCCGCCAAGGTCTGAGTCGCCAGCTCTATCAGTCTTTGCGCCTGCGGGTGCTGGATGGGCGTCTGGCCAGTGGCACGCGATTGCCGGCCAGCCGAGACCTGGCCTCGGCGCTGGGCATTTCCCGCAACAGCGTGGTGCGCGCCTACGATCAGTTGTATGCCGAGGGCTTTATCGAAGGACGCGTCGGCGACGGTACTTACGTGGCGCAATTGGCTCAGGCATCCACGCCTGAGAAAAAACTATCCACAAATTCATCCACAGGCTTGTCAACAGGCTTACCCACAGCTTTATCCACAAATTGGCTGGATTTACCTGTGAATCCATCCAGCAAAGTTATCCAAGGCGACGGATTTGCCCGCATTGAAAAGCATCATTTGCCGCGACCACCGAGCGGTCCGCCGCGCGCTTTTCGGGTGGGAGTGCCGGCGTTCGATCTGTTTCCGTTCGAGGTCTGGGCCAAGCTCAACGCGGCTTTCTGGCGCAAACCGGATCTACAGCAGTTGTGTTACGGCGACCCGGCCGGGGACGCGCGGCTGCGCGGCATGATTGCTGCGTATTTGCGCAGTTCGCGCGGCATGCAGTGCACGGCTGAGCAAATTGTGATCACCAGTGGCGCGCAGCAGGGCATCAGCCTTTGTGCACAGCTGCTGGTCGAGCCAGGGGACGGCGTGGCGATCGAAAATCCGGGCTATCGCGCCGCCGGACACGCCTTCGCTGTAGCGGGGGCGAAATTGCATGGGGTGGCGGTGGACAGCGACGGCATCGATTGCAGCGCCATGGCTCAGCTCAATGACTGTCGGGTGGCTTACGTCACGCCTTCTCATCAGTACCCGACCGGCGTGGTGATGAGTCTGGCCCGGCGTCTGGAATTGCTCGCCTGGGCCGAGCGTGTCGGCGGCTGGATCGTCGAGGATGATTACGACGGCGAGTACCGCTACACCGGCGCACCGCTGGCGCCGTTGGCGGCACTTGATCGTCAGGGGCGTGTGCTCTACGTCGGTACGTTCGGCAAGGTCGCTTTTCCGGCGTTGCGCCTTGGTTATCTGGTGCTGCCGCCCGCGCTGGTCGAGGCGTTCGCGCAACGCCGCGCCGTCGATGTGCGGCATTCGGAGGTCAGCACGCAAGCGGTGATGGCCGAATTCATGGCCGCCGGGCATTTCCAGCGGCATATCCGCCGCATGCGCCGGGCTGCGCTGAGCCGACGCAACTGCCTGCTCGAAGGCTGGCCGACGGTCGCCGGCGTCGGTCAACTGCCCGCCGTGCCGGCCGGGCTGCACCTGACCGTCGCCGTGGACAGCATCGAGCGCGAGCAGCAATTGATCGCTCAGGCCGCTGATGTCGATGTTGAAATCAACGGCCTGAGCAGCTACTGGCTCCCCGATTCGACTACGCCCATGGATAAGCGCGCCGGCCTGGTGCTGGGTTTCGCTGCTGTACCAGAGCTTGCGATCAAAGCGGCGTTGTCGCGGCTGCGGCAGGCTTGGCGAGGTTGA
- a CDS encoding FMN-binding negative transcriptional regulator encodes MYTPRAFAIEDLSQLHELILATRLAILVSHGDSGLQASHVPVLLHREQGEYGTLYGHLAKANPQWKDLRDGAEAMLIFAGPDAYVSPGFYPSKAEHGKVVPTWNYIAVHAYGQAETFSDGGRLLDIVSTLTDRHEAGRAQPWSVDDAPAEYIDAMLKAIVGFAIPIDRLEGKRKLSQNRSAEDIAGVREGLAASPDANDQTLASLMR; translated from the coding sequence ATGTACACGCCACGCGCCTTTGCCATCGAAGACTTGTCCCAACTGCACGAACTGATCCTCGCCACGCGCCTGGCCATTCTGGTCAGCCACGGTGACAGCGGATTGCAAGCCAGCCACGTGCCGGTGCTGCTGCATCGCGAACAGGGTGAATACGGCACGCTCTACGGCCATCTGGCCAAGGCCAATCCGCAGTGGAAGGACCTGCGGGACGGCGCCGAGGCGATGTTGATCTTCGCCGGCCCGGACGCCTACGTCAGCCCGGGCTTCTATCCGAGCAAAGCCGAGCACGGCAAGGTCGTGCCGACCTGGAACTACATCGCCGTGCACGCCTACGGCCAGGCCGAGACCTTCAGCGATGGCGGCCGGTTGCTCGACATCGTCAGCACCCTCACCGACCGCCACGAAGCGGGCCGCGCGCAGCCGTGGTCGGTGGACGACGCGCCAGCTGAATACATCGACGCCATGCTCAAGGCCATCGTCGGGTTTGCCATTCCCATCGACCGCCTCGAAGGCAAACGCAAGCTCAGCCAGAACCGTAGCGCCGAAGATATCGCCGGGGTGCGCGAAGGCCTCGCCGCAAGCCCCGACGCCAACGACCAAACCCTTGCCAGCCTGATGCGCTAA
- a CDS encoding GNAT family N-acetyltransferase, translating to MTQIDIRQVSANDHAAWLPLWQAYLRFYNTELPGAVTQSTWQRFLDPNEPTHAALAWAEGKALGMVHYIYHRSNWSIENSCYLQDLLVLPESRGTGVGRLLIEHVYAAAKADGCCKVHWLTHETNATAIQLYERIAERPGFIQFRKAL from the coding sequence ATGACCCAGATCGACATTCGCCAGGTCAGCGCCAATGACCACGCCGCTTGGCTGCCGCTGTGGCAGGCGTACCTGCGCTTCTACAACACGGAACTGCCGGGCGCCGTCACCCAAAGCACCTGGCAGCGCTTTCTCGACCCGAATGAACCGACCCACGCCGCCCTCGCCTGGGCTGAAGGCAAAGCGCTGGGCATGGTGCATTACATCTATCATCGCTCGAACTGGAGCATCGAAAATTCCTGCTATCTGCAGGATTTGCTGGTGCTGCCCGAGTCCCGTGGCACCGGTGTCGGTCGGCTGTTGATCGAGCATGTCTACGCTGCCGCCAAGGCTGATGGTTGCTGCAAAGTCCACTGGCTGACCCACGAAACCAATGCAACGGCGATCCAGCTCTACGAGCGCATTGCCGAACGTCCGGGCTTCATCCAGTTTCGTAAAGCCCTTTAA
- a CDS encoding ABC transporter substrate-binding protein, which translates to MKLQPLLALGLTILASTQAFGGATLDRVEQKKELVGVLMESYPPFSFLNEQNQLDGFDVDVAKAVADKLGVKLRLETPSWDVIAAGRWSGRYDICICSMTPSKARAEVFDFPVEYYASPAVIVVNAKDERIHSAKDLSGKKVGLTSASSYESYLNKNLVIEGAEDSQLQYPFEDVQIAPYDTDNVAFQDLGLGAGVRLDAILTNLVTAQPRLNQDQRFKLAGEPLYSEPNSVAIEKGDPQWDAKVREVFAQLKQDGTLSKLSQKWIGADISQ; encoded by the coding sequence GTGAAACTCCAACCGCTATTGGCCCTGGGCCTGACCATTCTGGCCTCCACCCAAGCCTTCGGCGGCGCGACGCTGGACCGCGTCGAGCAGAAAAAAGAGCTGGTCGGCGTGCTCATGGAAAGCTATCCGCCCTTCTCGTTTCTCAATGAGCAGAATCAACTCGACGGTTTCGATGTAGACGTTGCCAAAGCGGTGGCGGACAAGCTTGGCGTCAAACTGCGTCTCGAAACGCCGTCCTGGGACGTGATCGCCGCCGGCCGCTGGAGCGGGCGCTACGACATCTGCATCTGCTCGATGACCCCGAGCAAGGCCCGCGCAGAAGTGTTCGACTTCCCGGTCGAGTACTACGCCTCGCCAGCGGTAATCGTGGTCAATGCCAAGGACGAGCGCATCCACAGCGCCAAGGACCTGAGCGGCAAAAAGGTCGGCCTGACCAGCGCCTCCAGCTACGAAAGTTATCTGAACAAGAACCTGGTCATCGAAGGCGCCGAGGATTCGCAGTTGCAGTATCCGTTCGAGGATGTGCAGATCGCTCCGTACGACACCGACAACGTCGCCTTCCAGGATCTGGGCCTGGGCGCCGGCGTGCGCCTGGATGCGATCCTCACCAATCTGGTCACCGCGCAGCCGCGCCTGAACCAGGACCAGCGCTTCAAACTGGCCGGCGAACCGCTGTACTCGGAACCCAACTCCGTGGCCATCGAAAAGGGTGACCCGCAGTGGGACGCCAAGGTACGCGAGGTGTTCGCACAACTGAAACAGGACGGCACCCTGAGCAAGCTGTCGCAAAAATGGATCGGCGCCGATATCAGCCAATGA
- a CDS encoding homocysteine S-methyltransferase family protein yields the protein MGAANRVILDGGMGRELQRAGAPFRQPEWSALALSEAPQAVEAVHAAYINSGADVITSNSYAVVPFHIGEARFAAEGQALAALAGELARRAVQASGKSVRVAGSLPPLFGSYRPDLFEADRVSELLTPLINGLASHVDLWLAETQSSIIEARAIHAGLPKDGKPFWLSFTLKDEDTDEVPRLRSGEPVAEAAALAAELGVETLLFNCSQPEVIGAAIDATRATFERLGVTINIGAYANAFPPQPKEATANDGLDPLRDDLDPPGYLHWALDWQQRGASHLGGCCGIGPEHIAVLAQKLRR from the coding sequence ATGGGCGCAGCGAACAGGGTTATTCTCGACGGCGGCATGGGACGCGAGTTGCAACGCGCCGGCGCGCCGTTTCGCCAACCGGAGTGGTCGGCACTGGCGCTGAGTGAAGCGCCGCAGGCGGTCGAGGCGGTGCATGCCGCTTACATCAACAGCGGCGCGGACGTGATCACCAGCAACAGTTACGCGGTGGTGCCGTTTCACATTGGCGAAGCGCGCTTTGCGGCTGAAGGCCAGGCGCTTGCGGCACTGGCGGGGGAGTTGGCGCGGCGGGCGGTGCAGGCATCCGGCAAGTCAGTGCGTGTTGCCGGTTCGTTGCCGCCGCTGTTTGGTTCGTATCGTCCGGATCTGTTCGAAGCGGATCGCGTGAGCGAGCTGCTGACGCCGCTGATCAATGGGCTGGCCTCGCATGTTGATCTGTGGCTGGCGGAAACCCAGAGTTCGATTATCGAGGCGCGGGCCATTCACGCCGGGTTGCCGAAGGACGGCAAACCGTTCTGGCTGTCGTTCACCCTCAAGGATGAAGACACCGATGAAGTGCCACGCCTGCGCTCCGGTGAGCCGGTAGCCGAAGCGGCTGCGCTGGCGGCTGAACTCGGCGTCGAGACCCTGCTGTTCAACTGCAGTCAGCCCGAAGTGATTGGCGCGGCCATCGACGCGACGCGCGCAACCTTTGAGCGTCTCGGCGTCACGATCAATATCGGCGCGTATGCCAACGCGTTTCCTCCGCAACCGAAAGAAGCCACGGCCAACGACGGGCTCGACCCGTTGCGTGACGATCTCGATCCGCCGGGGTATCTGCACTGGGCGCTGGACTGGCAACAGCGCGGCGCCAGTCATCTGGGTGGTTGCTGCGGGATCGGGCCAGAGCACATTGCGGTGCTGGCGCAGAAGCTGCGTCGTTAA
- a CDS encoding GNAT family N-acetyltransferase has translation MTASLADWKGVPAPSATLLEGRFIRLEKLDPARHAEQLYAALEGPGADPKLWDYLPYGPFRERSAFNDWLNNHAANSDPYFFSVIDRATGQVQGILSLMSIVPAQGRIEIGHVTFGAPMQRSPKSTEAVYLLAKYSFELGYRRLEWKCNNGNARSKYAAERLGFSFEGVFRQHMVVKGQNRDTAWYSILDGEWPAIGAGFERWLSAENQTPGGQVKGLAECRS, from the coding sequence ATGACCGCTTCACTCGCTGACTGGAAAGGCGTCCCCGCCCCCTCCGCCACCTTGCTCGAAGGTCGTTTCATCCGCCTGGAAAAACTCGACCCGGCGCGCCATGCCGAGCAACTGTACGCCGCCCTCGAAGGGCCGGGTGCCGATCCGAAGCTCTGGGATTACTTGCCTTACGGTCCGTTTCGCGAGCGCAGCGCGTTCAACGACTGGCTGAACAATCATGCGGCCAACAGCGACCCGTATTTCTTCAGCGTCATCGACCGCGCGACTGGTCAGGTGCAAGGCATCCTCAGCCTGATGTCGATCGTCCCGGCGCAGGGCCGCATCGAAATCGGCCACGTCACTTTTGGCGCGCCAATGCAGCGCTCGCCGAAAAGCACCGAGGCGGTGTACCTGCTGGCCAAGTACTCGTTCGAGCTGGGTTACCGGCGCCTGGAGTGGAAGTGCAACAACGGCAACGCCCGCTCCAAATATGCGGCCGAGCGTCTGGGCTTCAGTTTCGAAGGCGTGTTTCGCCAGCACATGGTGGTCAAGGGGCAGAACCGCGACACCGCGTGGTATTCGATTCTGGATGGGGAATGGCCAGCGATTGGTGCTGGGTTCGAGCGCTGGCTGAGCGCTGAAAACCAGACGCCTGGTGGACAGGTGAAAGGCTTGGCCGAGTGCCGTAGCTGA